The following are encoded together in the Novipirellula artificiosorum genome:
- a CDS encoding Gfo/Idh/MocA family protein has protein sequence MPQPKSSANSSSATSPSSRRQFLKQGSAVAAGVSLAYHNIPAVHAAEDNTIRLSLIGCGNRGTGAVSNALGTSDQGPIKLHAMADLDLDNINRRIDLLGKKHGEQVDVAEDRKFIGFESYKQAVDVLRPGDIAMCTTRAYIRPKHVEYAISKGINVFMEKPFSPDPMGLKRLLRAGEEADRKGLKIAAGLQCRHSPARAALIDKIHSGVMGDLSYIRANRLTGRRWLGNQGAQSNDFKQQLKFGKTALLWVGSGHMVDNLIHQIDECCWLMDDWPVSCHGMGGREVGSDDHGQNIDTYSMEFTFPSGKKAFCGFRRALKGYSEFATYVHCDKKAGQFSGNVHQATVHMFKDHHIDKDNIEWSPTPDASSPWDYEWIDFVNSIRNDKPHNECKRAVYADYASLMGRAAAHTNKIVTWDEITNSEFQFCSYLDDLTDDSPPPVTANEEGYFPAPHAGLWKEV, from the coding sequence ATGCCTCAACCGAAGTCCTCTGCAAACTCCTCCTCAGCCACTTCCCCATCGTCCCGCCGCCAATTCCTGAAACAAGGCAGCGCCGTCGCGGCCGGTGTCTCGCTTGCCTACCACAACATCCCCGCCGTGCACGCGGCCGAAGATAATACGATTCGGCTTTCGTTGATCGGATGTGGGAACCGAGGAACCGGCGCCGTCAGCAACGCGTTGGGAACCAGCGACCAAGGGCCGATCAAGCTTCATGCCATGGCCGATTTGGACTTAGACAACATTAACCGTCGCATCGATCTGTTGGGGAAAAAGCATGGCGAGCAGGTGGACGTCGCCGAGGATCGCAAGTTCATTGGATTCGAATCTTACAAGCAAGCGGTCGACGTGTTGCGACCCGGTGATATCGCGATGTGCACCACGCGAGCCTACATCCGACCGAAGCATGTCGAGTATGCGATCAGCAAGGGGATCAACGTCTTTATGGAGAAACCGTTTTCGCCCGACCCAATGGGGCTGAAGCGGTTGCTACGTGCTGGGGAAGAAGCCGACCGAAAGGGGCTGAAGATCGCTGCCGGTTTGCAGTGCCGACACTCACCCGCGCGAGCCGCCTTGATCGACAAGATCCACAGCGGCGTGATGGGCGACTTGTCGTACATTCGAGCCAATCGATTGACCGGCCGCAGATGGCTCGGAAACCAAGGCGCACAATCGAATGATTTCAAACAGCAATTGAAGTTTGGCAAGACGGCCTTGCTGTGGGTTGGATCGGGACACATGGTCGACAATTTGATTCACCAGATCGATGAATGTTGTTGGTTGATGGACGATTGGCCGGTTTCGTGTCACGGGATGGGCGGACGCGAAGTGGGTAGCGACGACCATGGTCAAAACATCGACACCTATTCGATGGAGTTCACGTTCCCCAGCGGCAAGAAAGCGTTTTGTGGTTTCCGTCGTGCTCTCAAAGGGTACAGCGAGTTTGCAACCTATGTGCATTGTGACAAGAAGGCAGGTCAGTTTTCGGGGAACGTGCACCAAGCGACCGTGCACATGTTCAAAGACCATCATATCGATAAGGACAACATCGAATGGTCACCGACGCCCGATGCAAGCTCACCATGGGATTACGAGTGGATCGACTTTGTCAACAGCATCCGCAACGACAAGCCGCACAATGAATGCAAGCGAGCGGTCTATGCGGACTATGCATCGTTGATGGGCCGGGCAGCGGCACACACCAACAAGATCGTCACCTGGGATGAGATCACGAACTCCGAATTCCAATTCTGCAGCTACCTGGACGACTTGACCGACGACAGTCCCCCACCGGTCACGGCCAACGAAGAAGGCTACTTCCCGGCCCCGCACGCCGGATTGTGGAAAGAGGTCTGA
- a CDS encoding SulP family inorganic anion transporter — protein sequence MTDQRPSLFAAATLPRDLVSGGVVFLVALPLCLGIALASGAPLFSGLLSGIIGGIVVGSLSGSHTSVSGPAAGLTAIVAAQIAILGSFEAFLLAVVIGGLMQIGLGLVRAGALSAFFPSSVIKGLLAAIGVILILKQIPHLVGHDADPEGDLAFSQLDNENTFTEFASMLGDIHVGALVIGLLSLALLLFWDRCKPLKQSIVPGPLVVVLLGVALNFLFHKIGGPWVIGVKHLVQIPVAESASELAGFLRYPDFSAVLNPAVYIGGATIAIVASLETLLNLEAVDKLDPQRRDSKPSRELVAQGIGNVVAGFVGGLPMTSVIIRSSVNVNVGAKTKMSAVFHGVLLAVAVVLFPTYMNMIPISALAAILLATGFKLASPTLFRQMWNEGRYQFIPFIVTVLAIVFTDLLSGILIGLAISLLFILNSNLRRPIRRIVETHVGGDIMHIELAHQVSFLNRAALDKVFMEAPRDSHVLIDATDTDYIDPDVLSLIRDFKDKTAAVHGVKVSLKGFRSKYQLHDEIQFADYSTRELQDRVTPEQVLAFLREGNRRFRTGQRLTRDFGRQLEATKEGQNPLAVILSCIDSRVPAELVFDLGLGDIFSVRVAGNVIGTKSLGSIEYGATVAGAKLILVLGHTRCGAVTSAVELLCSDQDTEQATGCSHLHAIISEIEPCLDREKCWIPKQKDEQQTKKLIDEVAERNVHHTVNAILDRSEGIRRAVDEGRLLVVGAMYDVVTGNIEFLNDRVPTGG from the coding sequence TTGACCGATCAAAGGCCCTCGCTTTTCGCAGCTGCGACGCTGCCTCGTGACCTCGTTTCCGGTGGAGTGGTTTTTCTCGTCGCGCTGCCACTCTGTTTAGGCATTGCGCTCGCTTCGGGTGCGCCCCTGTTTTCGGGCCTGTTGTCGGGGATCATCGGGGGCATCGTTGTCGGCAGCCTCAGTGGATCGCACACCAGTGTGAGCGGACCGGCTGCGGGGCTCACGGCGATCGTTGCAGCTCAGATTGCGATCCTTGGTTCCTTCGAGGCCTTTTTGTTGGCTGTCGTGATCGGCGGCTTGATGCAGATCGGCCTTGGTCTTGTTCGTGCAGGTGCCCTTTCGGCATTCTTCCCCTCAAGCGTGATCAAAGGGTTGCTTGCGGCAATTGGCGTGATCTTGATCTTGAAGCAAATCCCTCACTTGGTTGGACACGACGCGGACCCCGAGGGTGATTTGGCTTTTTCCCAGCTTGATAACGAAAATACGTTCACAGAGTTTGCAAGCATGTTGGGCGATATCCATGTCGGTGCTTTGGTCATCGGACTGTTGTCGCTTGCGTTGTTGTTGTTTTGGGATCGCTGCAAACCGCTGAAACAGTCGATCGTGCCGGGGCCACTGGTCGTCGTCCTACTCGGTGTTGCGCTGAATTTCCTGTTTCACAAGATCGGTGGGCCGTGGGTGATCGGCGTCAAGCATTTGGTGCAGATCCCGGTTGCCGAAAGTGCGTCGGAGTTGGCAGGTTTCTTGAGGTATCCTGATTTCTCAGCGGTCTTGAATCCGGCGGTCTACATCGGTGGCGCAACCATTGCGATTGTTGCCTCGCTCGAAACGTTGTTGAATCTCGAAGCGGTCGACAAACTTGATCCCCAACGACGCGATTCGAAGCCCAGTCGCGAGCTGGTCGCGCAAGGAATTGGCAATGTGGTCGCAGGGTTTGTCGGTGGATTGCCAATGACATCGGTGATCATTCGCAGCAGTGTCAATGTGAATGTCGGTGCGAAGACCAAAATGTCCGCCGTCTTTCACGGTGTCCTGTTGGCTGTTGCGGTTGTGTTGTTTCCTACCTACATGAACATGATTCCGATCTCGGCTCTCGCAGCGATCTTGTTGGCAACCGGATTCAAGTTGGCCAGTCCAACGCTGTTTCGTCAAATGTGGAACGAAGGACGCTACCAGTTCATCCCGTTTATTGTCACCGTGCTGGCGATTGTCTTTACCGATTTGTTGAGCGGAATCTTGATTGGTCTCGCCATCAGTTTGCTGTTTATTCTCAACAGCAATCTGCGGCGGCCCATCCGTCGGATCGTCGAAACGCATGTTGGCGGCGATATCATGCATATCGAACTGGCTCATCAAGTCAGTTTCCTCAATCGTGCGGCACTCGACAAAGTGTTCATGGAAGCCCCCCGCGACAGCCATGTTCTGATCGACGCAACCGACACCGACTACATTGACCCCGATGTTCTCAGTTTGATTCGTGATTTCAAAGACAAGACCGCAGCCGTGCACGGTGTGAAGGTGAGCTTGAAGGGTTTTCGCAGCAAGTACCAACTGCATGACGAAATCCAGTTCGCGGATTACTCGACGCGTGAATTGCAAGATCGGGTCACCCCGGAGCAGGTGCTTGCGTTCCTTCGAGAAGGCAATCGTCGATTCCGGACGGGTCAGCGTTTGACGCGGGACTTCGGGCGCCAACTTGAAGCAACCAAAGAGGGTCAGAACCCATTGGCTGTGATCCTCAGTTGCATCGATTCTCGAGTCCCTGCGGAATTGGTTTTTGACCTTGGACTCGGCGACATCTTCAGCGTTCGCGTCGCCGGCAATGTGATCGGAACCAAGTCACTCGGAAGCATTGAATATGGCGCCACCGTTGCCGGTGCCAAGTTGATTTTGGTTCTCGGCCATACACGATGCGGCGCCGTGACGTCCGCGGTCGAACTGCTTTGTTCCGACCAAGACACCGAGCAAGCGACCGGGTGTTCGCATCTGCATGCGATCATTTCGGAAATTGAACCCTGTTTGGATCGCGAGAAGTGCTGGATCCCCAAGCAAAAGGATGAGCAGCAAACCAAGAAGCTCATTGACGAAGTGGCGGAACGCAACGTACATCATACGGTCAACGCCATCCTCGACCGCAGCGAAGGAATTCGCCGCGCGGTCGATGAAGGGCGATTGTTGGTTGTCGGTGCGATGTACGATGTCGTCACAGGAAATATCGAATTCCTCAACGACCGCGTTCCAACCGGGGGCTGA
- a CDS encoding endonuclease domain-containing protein has protein sequence MTEPNEPPRSVPEEIAFARQQRQQANEFSQNVWELVRARRIRGEKFRREHPVGPYTLDFVCLDLKLAIEIDGKDHFTEQGKQHDERRDAYLRALGFEVIRINGFRVTQDRLGVRNEIEQAIRHRREQQA, from the coding sequence ATGACCGAACCAAACGAACCACCCCGCAGCGTTCCCGAAGAAATCGCATTTGCTCGCCAACAGCGACAACAAGCGAATGAGTTTTCGCAAAACGTTTGGGAACTGGTCCGTGCCCGCCGCATCCGGGGTGAAAAGTTCCGACGTGAACATCCGGTCGGTCCCTACACTCTCGATTTCGTCTGCTTGGACTTGAAACTTGCAATCGAAATCGACGGCAAAGATCACTTCACCGAGCAAGGCAAGCAGCATGATGAACGTCGAGACGCTTACCTTCGAGCATTAGGGTTTGAAGTCATACGGATTAACGGATTCCGTGTGACACAAGACCGCCTCGGGGTGAGAAACGAAATCGAACAAGCCATCCGTCATCGCCGCGAGCAACAAGCGTGA
- a CDS encoding MG2 domain-containing protein produces MNPKQPSRPNELRQTLLELHYDLLDPEEANELRGQIASDPEVASAWAETLRLASKIADAAKAPGPVVAATLPPDEVAGEVVTGKSPKGVWIGPTVAAALAASIGMMVLGASYLRRVPENPVAAVRIEANVAPSKDVSVDNQFEILTTKLDARGSSIGGFAVTPASLSFSVLARGTVLFAGRAETDQTGAGRIVLPPELVIPEEAKLTVTASSGVANVTPSTIEVPLEPTRCLTYITTDRPVYRPGETVFFRSLTLERKSFRAKVDVPIRYEIIDPSGSMVAGLATEGVTDGGVGNGALSIPSTAPGGPYTLVAKSLDGFFPEERCEFQVRAYRVPRFKTQLEFDRRSYGAGEMVNADLIAERAEGGPVAGGTVRVTATVDDRVIHSQTTTMTDQGTCSISFPLPTHLNQGKGQLSVSIDDGGTQETRTKTIPIQTGLVAVEFYPEGGYLVGGLQNRVYFVARNALGKPIHLAGEIQTRDGQRVTEIETERDGMGRFQFVPQRGERYSLKVTAPVDITNSPKLPVVAKDLPVLDTGVGVFGADEPITMTIRSDQPRPVVVRAVCRGQLVGERSLELHPATPSITLPIRKNASGVIRVTVLDSARKPAVPLVERLVFRRQTEQLHVVIAEESLPLQRSPGEPLRLNLEVRDETGEPTAAMLGVAVVDDASLSLSEAEQPSMRTHFLLTSEVQKPEDLEHANFYLADLPEAAEAVDLLLGTQGWRRFVSGTGNVPNVDFREQLVRLLQLDGPESARQTQTFQSSNEHAYEWSKYRETVASAWRALVLQTRLLLSAIFVIWLITIAIRMRRRRRWEMASWMLVAATSLVIYGCGAPVNSTVEMASDAEMAMPERSGAVTNAAIERPEALDPESLGPEAIEPGPNTGQDRVLSLDEFGEFDDQGKRLLRTATQDLPARSLTQADLEKLLAARGIDAEAMADQLIDELRFPVRQYAHQHPSDREAARNDFTETLYWNPLLITDSEGRATMRFDLSDSVTTFRVSVDAHASGGRIGSLRGEIQSRLPFQVEPKMPLEVTAGDRIDLPVALINATDSPTEVTLSLKSDSVLQRSDEAMEDRTVSLLASERKREVFSLHVANDAAAQDAAIEIRAAGDAVSDSIRRTVHVSPSGYPQTQSFAGRLDGRTTVLLPLPDEIVAGSLSVTVRAYPSPVAEVISGIDSLLREPHGCFEQASATNYPNTMVLRYMQESESVNAEVSRRAMGMLDRGYEKLTQFECAQRGYEWFGDDPGHEALSAFGLMQFADMAKVMEVSEEMVARTRTWLMGRRDGAGGFKRNPRHLHEWSVQQPIVNAYVLWAISEADVASGQPHRTASDLASELDQLNQFAQQSNDPYLIGLSAATLMNVKRTRDAEVLLEKLTPLQNPDGSLQGQTTVVSSRGLSLTMESTAIAVIAWAKHSGFGERVQAAVGWIRDHRTGDGGFGSTQATVLALKALVAAGNQTPTHLGGGELKVMMDGHVIGRAAIPDQTSGAAVEIVGLGKIVGHGTDVRSSKPRRPVPVTLVADNGNALSYSIDVSYHVSTPSSEDACPLHLTTRLSKESQDVDRIAAGQTLSMEAELVNLTGEGLPMTVAILGVPAGLEPRTAHLDELNAAGQFDYYELRGREVVLYWRMMKPNETKSIRFDVTAEIPGSYTGPASRAYLYYTSEQKQWDLPLKLQIQ; encoded by the coding sequence ATGAATCCAAAACAACCTTCTCGTCCAAACGAACTTCGCCAGACGCTGCTCGAGCTGCACTACGACTTACTCGACCCCGAGGAAGCAAACGAGCTTCGTGGGCAAATCGCGAGCGACCCCGAAGTCGCCTCCGCTTGGGCCGAGACGTTGAGGCTGGCCAGCAAGATTGCCGATGCGGCCAAGGCGCCCGGTCCCGTTGTCGCCGCCACGTTGCCACCCGACGAAGTCGCTGGTGAGGTCGTGACGGGCAAGTCGCCCAAGGGTGTTTGGATCGGCCCGACCGTTGCGGCTGCCCTTGCCGCATCGATTGGGATGATGGTTTTGGGAGCTTCGTACCTTCGACGCGTTCCAGAAAATCCTGTTGCGGCCGTTCGGATCGAAGCAAACGTTGCGCCGTCCAAAGACGTGAGTGTCGATAACCAATTCGAGATTTTGACGACGAAACTCGACGCTCGCGGATCGTCGATCGGTGGTTTTGCGGTGACCCCCGCTTCTTTGTCGTTTTCGGTACTGGCTCGTGGAACCGTCCTGTTTGCGGGCCGTGCGGAAACGGATCAAACGGGGGCAGGCCGAATTGTGCTGCCGCCGGAATTGGTGATTCCCGAAGAAGCGAAGTTGACGGTGACGGCGTCGTCTGGCGTCGCGAACGTGACGCCGTCGACGATCGAAGTGCCGCTCGAGCCGACACGATGTTTGACCTATATAACAACCGACCGGCCGGTTTACCGGCCCGGCGAAACGGTCTTTTTTCGATCGTTGACCTTGGAACGGAAATCGTTTCGAGCCAAAGTCGATGTGCCGATTCGCTATGAAATCATCGACCCCAGCGGTTCGATGGTCGCCGGTTTGGCAACCGAAGGTGTTACGGACGGGGGTGTCGGCAATGGAGCTTTGTCGATTCCTTCGACGGCGCCGGGTGGGCCCTACACGTTGGTTGCAAAGAGCCTTGATGGGTTCTTTCCCGAGGAACGGTGTGAATTCCAAGTCCGAGCCTATCGCGTTCCCCGTTTTAAAACGCAGCTCGAATTTGACCGTCGCAGTTATGGGGCGGGCGAAATGGTGAATGCGGATTTGATCGCCGAGCGAGCCGAAGGTGGCCCCGTTGCCGGTGGTACGGTTCGTGTCACCGCAACCGTGGATGACCGCGTGATCCATTCCCAAACGACAACGATGACGGATCAGGGAACTTGTTCGATTTCGTTCCCGTTACCGACGCACCTCAATCAGGGCAAGGGTCAATTGTCGGTTTCGATCGATGACGGAGGAACTCAAGAAACGAGAACCAAGACGATTCCGATACAAACGGGGTTGGTGGCTGTGGAGTTTTATCCTGAGGGCGGCTACCTGGTCGGCGGCTTGCAAAACCGTGTTTACTTCGTTGCTCGCAATGCACTTGGTAAGCCGATCCATTTGGCGGGTGAGATCCAAACACGCGACGGCCAACGTGTCACGGAGATTGAAACGGAACGGGACGGGATGGGGCGTTTTCAGTTTGTACCGCAGCGTGGCGAGCGGTATTCCTTGAAAGTGACGGCCCCCGTCGATATCACCAACTCGCCGAAGTTGCCGGTCGTGGCGAAAGACTTGCCGGTCCTCGATACCGGTGTCGGCGTTTTTGGCGCCGACGAGCCGATCACCATGACGATTCGCTCGGATCAGCCAAGACCAGTCGTCGTTCGTGCCGTGTGCCGCGGCCAATTGGTGGGTGAAAGATCGCTCGAACTGCATCCAGCCACCCCATCAATCACGCTGCCGATCCGCAAGAATGCCTCAGGCGTGATTCGAGTGACGGTGCTTGATTCGGCAAGAAAGCCGGCGGTTCCGCTCGTCGAACGATTGGTGTTCCGCCGGCAAACGGAGCAGTTGCACGTCGTGATCGCGGAGGAGTCGTTGCCGCTGCAGCGATCCCCTGGCGAACCGCTTCGATTGAATCTCGAGGTGCGTGACGAAACGGGGGAACCGACCGCGGCGATGCTGGGAGTCGCGGTGGTCGATGATGCATCTTTGAGTTTGAGCGAGGCCGAGCAGCCAAGCATGCGGACTCATTTCCTGCTGACGAGCGAGGTTCAAAAACCAGAAGATTTGGAACATGCTAATTTCTATTTGGCCGATTTGCCCGAAGCGGCGGAGGCTGTCGATCTGTTGCTCGGTACTCAGGGATGGCGGCGTTTTGTCAGCGGCACCGGAAACGTGCCAAACGTCGATTTTCGTGAGCAACTTGTTCGTCTGCTTCAGCTCGACGGCCCCGAATCGGCGAGACAAACGCAGACGTTTCAGAGCAGCAACGAGCATGCCTACGAGTGGTCGAAATATCGCGAGACGGTGGCCTCCGCATGGCGAGCTTTGGTGCTGCAAACTCGATTGCTCCTGTCGGCGATCTTCGTGATTTGGTTGATCACGATTGCGATTCGAATGCGCCGTCGGCGGCGATGGGAGATGGCGTCTTGGATGCTCGTTGCCGCAACGTCGTTGGTGATCTATGGCTGTGGCGCACCGGTTAATTCGACGGTCGAAATGGCTTCGGACGCGGAAATGGCGATGCCCGAGCGATCCGGTGCGGTCACCAATGCAGCGATCGAGCGGCCCGAGGCGTTGGATCCCGAATCTTTGGGGCCCGAAGCGATTGAACCGGGACCAAACACGGGACAGGACCGCGTCTTGTCGCTCGACGAGTTTGGCGAGTTCGACGATCAGGGCAAACGTTTGCTGCGGACGGCAACGCAAGATTTGCCTGCTCGATCCTTGACCCAAGCCGATCTGGAAAAGCTGCTGGCCGCTCGCGGGATCGACGCCGAAGCGATGGCGGATCAACTCATCGACGAACTTCGTTTTCCCGTTCGGCAATATGCCCATCAGCATCCATCGGATCGCGAGGCCGCGAGAAACGATTTTACGGAAACACTCTATTGGAACCCGCTCTTGATCACCGATTCGGAAGGTCGAGCGACGATGCGATTCGACTTGTCGGATTCGGTAACGACCTTCCGTGTCAGCGTTGACGCCCATGCCAGCGGTGGTCGGATCGGTTCGCTCCGCGGTGAGATTCAATCGCGGCTTCCGTTCCAAGTCGAGCCAAAGATGCCGCTCGAAGTGACGGCGGGCGATCGTATTGATTTGCCGGTTGCGTTGATCAATGCAACCGATTCCCCAACCGAAGTCACGTTGTCGCTGAAGTCCGACTCCGTGCTGCAGCGAAGTGACGAAGCAATGGAGGATCGTACCGTTTCGCTTTTGGCAAGCGAGCGAAAACGCGAGGTCTTTTCGCTGCATGTCGCCAACGACGCCGCGGCACAAGACGCTGCCATCGAAATTCGTGCAGCGGGTGATGCGGTTTCGGATTCGATTCGCCGTACGGTCCATGTTTCGCCCTCGGGGTATCCTCAGACCCAGTCCTTTGCGGGAAGACTTGACGGACGGACGACCGTGCTTCTTCCTCTTCCGGACGAGATCGTGGCGGGGTCGTTGTCGGTGACCGTGCGAGCTTATCCCTCGCCGGTTGCAGAAGTGATCTCGGGGATCGACAGTCTGCTGCGTGAACCCCATGGTTGTTTTGAACAAGCGTCGGCGACGAATTATCCCAACACGATGGTGTTGCGGTACATGCAAGAAAGTGAATCGGTTAACGCCGAGGTCTCGCGCCGGGCGATGGGGATGCTCGACCGTGGCTATGAAAAGTTGACCCAATTCGAATGCGCCCAGCGCGGCTACGAATGGTTTGGTGATGACCCCGGACATGAAGCGTTGTCCGCTTTCGGTTTGATGCAATTCGCCGACATGGCCAAAGTCATGGAGGTTAGCGAAGAAATGGTCGCCCGAACGCGAACGTGGTTGATGGGGCGGCGTGATGGCGCAGGCGGATTCAAACGCAACCCCCGCCACTTGCATGAGTGGTCGGTCCAGCAACCGATCGTCAACGCGTACGTGTTGTGGGCGATCAGCGAGGCGGATGTTGCCTCAGGGCAACCGCACCGCACGGCAAGTGATTTGGCATCGGAACTGGATCAATTGAACCAGTTTGCTCAGCAATCGAATGATCCGTATTTGATCGGATTGTCCGCAGCAACGTTGATGAACGTCAAGCGAACGCGCGACGCGGAGGTGTTGCTTGAAAAACTAACGCCGCTACAGAACCCCGACGGAAGCTTGCAAGGTCAAACAACGGTCGTTTCCAGTCGCGGATTGTCGCTGACCATGGAATCCACCGCGATCGCCGTCATCGCATGGGCGAAGCATTCTGGTTTTGGCGAACGGGTTCAAGCGGCAGTCGGCTGGATCCGCGACCATCGAACCGGCGACGGAGGTTTCGGGTCGACCCAGGCGACGGTGCTCGCTTTGAAGGCTTTGGTTGCAGCCGGCAACCAGACACCAACGCATTTGGGCGGTGGCGAATTGAAGGTGATGATGGATGGCCACGTCATCGGGCGAGCGGCGATTCCGGATCAGACAAGTGGTGCAGCGGTTGAAATTGTGGGTCTTGGCAAGATCGTGGGCCATGGCACCGACGTCCGTTCTTCGAAACCCAGGCGACCGGTGCCAGTCACCTTGGTCGCTGACAACGGGAACGCACTCTCGTACAGCATCGACGTGTCTTACCACGTGTCCACGCCGAGCAGCGAGGATGCTTGCCCCCTGCATTTGACAACTCGGTTGAGCAAGGAATCCCAGGATGTGGACCGCATCGCAGCGGGGCAAACGTTGAGCATGGAAGCGGAATTGGTCAATCTGACCGGCGAAGGACTGCCTATGACGGTCGCGATCCTTGGTGTGCCGGCAGGCTTGGAGCCGCGCACGGCACACCTCGACGAGCTCAACGCAGCGGGGCAGTTTGACTACTACGAGCTACGGGGTCGCGAGGTGGTCTTGTATTGGCGGATGATGAAGCCAAACGAAACCAAGTCGATTCGGTTCGATGTGACGGCCGAGATCCCCGGTTCGTACACCGGCCCGGCTTCGCGGGCCTATTTGTACTACACTTCCGAGCAGAAACAGTGGGACTTGCCTTTAAAACTGCAGATTCAGTAG